The following are from one region of the Natrinema sp. HArc-T2 genome:
- a CDS encoding YkgJ family cysteine cluster protein produces MSADAPRRVEVYPDREVVVEFDPDLTFECVDDCTWCCHHGVLLYDRDLLELAQRANLAETTTEFRGEKFVTREGKDRDAHVAEDGSACAFLRKDGLCSLHLEEDWKPTRCSVFPLGVWLEDGDLHVDIRDSAHDHCEGLNVSERRVIDNLEAFLPELLWDLENPDSDREL; encoded by the coding sequence GTGAGCGCTGACGCCCCGCGACGCGTCGAAGTCTACCCCGACCGCGAAGTCGTCGTCGAGTTCGATCCGGACCTCACCTTCGAGTGCGTCGACGACTGCACGTGGTGTTGTCACCACGGCGTGTTGCTGTACGATCGGGACCTCCTCGAGTTAGCCCAGCGAGCAAATCTCGCCGAGACCACGACGGAGTTCCGCGGCGAGAAGTTCGTCACCCGCGAAGGCAAAGACCGCGACGCCCACGTCGCCGAAGACGGCTCAGCCTGTGCGTTCCTGCGGAAGGATGGCCTCTGTTCGCTGCATCTCGAGGAAGACTGGAAACCAACCCGGTGTTCGGTCTTTCCGCTCGGCGTCTGGCTCGAGGACGGCGACCTCCACGTCGACATCCGGGATTCGGCCCACGACCACTGTGAGGGCTTGAACGTCAGCGAGCGGCGGGTTATCGACAATCTCGAGGCCTTTTTGCCGGAGTTGCTGTGGGACCTCGAGAACCCCGATTCGGATCGCGAACTGTAG